GTTCTTTATACATCCGAATACAACCATGGCTAGCCGGCTGGCCAATGCTGCCTGGCTTATTGGTACCATGGATTAAAATGGCTTCCTGCATAATCATCTTAACAGGGCCCAAAGGATTATTAGGCCCGGGCGGGGTTTTGCTAGCCCCTGAAGCCCAATCACTATCGGGAGGGATCCACCAAGGGTTCCAAACAATCTGTTCAATCGTAAATTGTTTCACAGGGGTTGGATAACGCCCTTGACCCACAGCTATGGAATAATTTTTAACAACCTTGCCATCTTGTTTAAGATATAAAACTCGCTCGGGGATATTAACTCGAATACTGTAACCCGGCACACTGGGCGTTAATGTTTTGACCTGATCGGTCGCTGGAGTTGTTGGAGCTTTAGCCATATGGGCTGTTGGTTTTCCCGCACAAGCCGAAACCAAGCCCACCAACATCAATAGAATAAAGATACGTAACCGCATAACCCTTACACCCCCTTTAAATATCTTCCCTCCACTATTATAAGAATTCATATCCTTCTCGGCAACAATAAATATTTTTATCGCTTTTTGATATTTGTACAAAGTCTTGGCGAAGCGGGAAGAGGCTACCCGAAACCCCTTT
The nucleotide sequence above comes from Deltaproteobacteria bacterium. Encoded proteins:
- a CDS encoding L,D-transpeptidase, whose amino-acid sequence is MRLRIFILLMLVGLVSACAGKPTAHMAKAPTTPATDQVKTLTPSVPGYSIRVNIPERVLYLKQDGKVVKNYSIAVGQGRYPTPVKQFTIEQIVWNPWWIPPDSDWASGASKTPPGPNNPLGPVKMIMQEAILIHGTNKPGSIGQPASHGCIRMYKEQAEELAWTLQSQYSDKNDPQLKDFYKKKKGQSFYVNLNQGVPVEVTYDTVEVADGQLVIHPDIYRRKGALKQQIEQLLHLQGKENIQIKDEQLKNIQKLLQKGKVIMPMSDLVYASMVSAL